The nucleotide sequence CCACCTCATTCTTAGAAGGAGGCTTCTTAGATCAATGAAGGCGTAGCCTTTGAAAGTGGTGGTTTTTTAAAATGTAATAAAATTGTAGTTTTATGCCAGTTGTGAATAACCCTGAAAACACCGGTAATATGGAAACCTTCTTCCTTGTGATCAAATATGCAGCAGCAGGTATTCTTCTGCTTGTAATAGTTGCCGCGGTGATCCTGGCAATAAGCTACAATTCAATGTACAAGCCCCCGCCACCTCTGCCAGGTGAAAAGACTTTTTCACCCTCCATTGACGATCAAACTGTTGAGCAGGGAAAGTTCCCGGTAATTATGCCCGTGCCGAAAGAACTTGAGGTCATGACAGGTTCATTCCGGGTGCCTGATGCGGTTAACTATGTTTCAGAAACCGGCAACAATGGCATAGGGGATGAAATGATAGAAAGGTTTAGCGGACTGCCACTAACCGTCACAGGATCGCCCTGGCTCAGGTTTATCCGCGATGGCCGGTTGCCGGAACAGGGATACAGTCTGATCATCGGTGCCGGTGGTATTGATATTGAAGGGGGCGGGAATGCAGGTCTTTTTTATGGGCTGGTAACCCTCGGGCAGATCATTGATCAAAGTGAAGGCAATATTCCTGCAATGAAAATAACCGACTGGCCCGACATGGAGACCAGGGGCGTCATGCTTGATATAAGCCGCGACAAGGTGCCGTCAATGGAGACGCTCTACGGCATCGTTGATTTTCTTGCCAGCATGAAATACAACCACCTTCAGCTGTATGTAGAGGGTTTCTCCTTTGCCTATGAATCATTCCGGGAACTATGGGAAGATACCGAAACACCGGTCACAGGCGAAGAGATGAAGCTTCTCGACCGGTATTGTGCTGAGCGGTTCATAGACCTTGTGCCAAACCAGAATTCACTGGGGCACATGAGCGCCTGGCTCGAAACAGAAAGATTCAGCGACCTTGCCGAGTGCCCCGGAGGCTACAAACTCATGGGGCTAATCGACATGAAATCGACCCTGAATGTTTCCGATAAGCGGAGCATGGAGCTTGTAAGGCAGATGACAGATGACATGCTTCCCTGGTTCAGTTCCGGTTATTTCAATGCCAACCTTGATGAACCCTTTGAGCTTGGCAAGTGCAAAAACAGGAAGCTTGCAGAAGAAAAGGGAGTTGGCCGGCTTTACATCGATTTTGTCAAAGAGCTTGAGAGCTTCATCAGATCGAAAGGCAAAAGGATGATGATGTGGGGTGATATTGTAACAAGGCATCCGGAGATAATTCCGCAGATCCCCGAAGATGTTGTAATGATCGAATGGGGCTATGAATCGGTCCATCCCTTTGAACAGAACTGCCGCAGGTACCATGAAGCAGGTCTGGATTTCATGGTGGCCCCGGGAACAAGTTCGTGGACCAGCATAACCGGCCGCACCTCGAATATGATGGAAAACATATCAAATGCCGTGGGTAGCGGACTCAAATACGACGCCATGGGTATGCTGCTGACTGACTGGGGAGATATGGGACACTGGCAATACTGGCCTGTAAGCTATGCCCCGCTGGCATACGGCGCAGCCCTCAGCTGGAACTACGACAGCAGGGATGACCTTCCTCTGGCTGAATTTCTCAACAGGTCGGTCTTTGCAGACAGGGCAGGTATCATGGGGAGCCTGGTGCTCGATATGGGACGTTATAACCGTTTTGAAGAATACGAGATGCTCAACATGACCACCACCATGATGACCTATATGCTGGGACTGACCGACAAGGTGATGGTTGATGCCATCTATGCAAAGATGCTGGAGGGTGTGTTTGATCTCACCGGTTATGATGAGGAACTTACATCTGCTGTCATGAAAAGGTTTGATGAACCTGCACCCTATGACTACCGTTCAATTATCTCATATACTGAAATGCTGCGCAACAGTCTGACAGAAGCAGATATGGACAGGGCCGACGCACAGCTCATCAAAGATGAATATACCAATGCTGTGAATATGATCCACCTGGGCGCCCGTGCAAGACAATACATGATTTACAGGCGTGAAAACAGCGCCGCCGGTAACATTGTCCTCCTTGAGCAGATACTGGATCTGGCTGACGAGGTGGAGAGGGAGCACAGAAGACTGTGGCTCGCCCGCAACAGGGAGGGGGGACTTGAACGGAGCCTGTCGCTTATCATTCAACTCAGAAAGCACGCCGAACGTGACCTGAAGATAATGCGGCGCAGCAGGCTTGAAAGATCGGTCATCATGACCGGAGAAAAGATAGCCGCAGCAGCTGCGGCCATCTATATCAGAACAAGATAGGAACGCCCATTGCCCGCTTCAGCATGCCGGTTACCTGGCGTTGACAGGCAAGGCTTCCAAAGCTCCGTCAAAGTTCCGTCCACTGCCCCCTCAGGGTTTGATTCCGGGTTTCTTACCAGCCCCTCCTCAAACTGCAGGCATAATGGCCAGCTTAATCACGGTTTGTTCGGATCGGCCGGTAATCCGAGCCTTCTGAAGAAGACTTCAGGCTCCTCCCGTATCTCAACGGTTTCATCAAATTCAAAACCAAGCCTCTCGTAAAGAGCCCTGCGACCTTCTATGTCATCGACCAGCTCCTGGTAGGCGATCTGCCCCACCCTTACGGCAACCCTTCGGGGAACAACTACAACACCGTCAGAATCGGCCACCACCATATCGCCGGGATGGACAAGAGCACCTCCAACCACAACCGGCCGCTGCACGTCGATCACCTCATTCCTGCCGATACGCTCGCCGCGGCCCCTTTCATAATAGTTGGTGTAAACGGGGTTTCTCTGAAGGATTATCTCGTCGATATCCCTCACCCCTCCGGCCGTTACCAGTCCCACTGCCCCCTTCTCCTTCCATTCCATTATGTTCTTTGAACCGGTCGACCCGGTGTCGTTATCATCGCGGTTATCCATTACTATAACGGTACCCGGTTTGATGAACTCCTGGAAAGGCTCGTTCGATATCCTCCAGTACCAGTACCCCCTCCACTCCCTGTAAACCTCATAATTTTCAGGCTTAGTCAGGTCGGCTCCCGGGTACATCGGACGGTTGGTGGGGCCGTAACGCACAGTAACGGCAATTCCTGAAAAACGGTGGCTCATGTCCTTGACATCTTTCCATAACGGGGCAATTTTCGGATCCATCACGCCTATGCCGGTATAACCGACAGTAGCCATTGCATCAACAACATCGGCAACCCTCGCTCCCCTGTAGAGCTCAAGCAGAACCTCATCGGAAACATCAGGGGCTTCCTGGGCAGACAATAACGGGCTGGAAACAAATAAGGCCAGCACAGCAACAATAAAAGAAAAGTTTCTCATGATATAAGAATTTAGTTAGGTTTTGGTAGTCATAAAAAAATAACATTTTTGCCGGTTTTTCAAATTTAGAACAAATAACTTGTACGTACAAGTCAAATAATCTATATTTACCTTGCCAACAGCCACGGGAAATTATGAAGACACCCAGATACCGGCAGGTACAGAACATGCTTAAAACCAGGATACAGAAAGGCCTGCTCAGGGAGGGAGACCTGTTGCCATCTGAAAACCAGCTCTGTATTACTTTCAGCATAACCCGCACCACTGCAAGGAAGGCACTTGAAGAGCTCCATAAAGAGGGCTATATTGACCGGCTGCACGGGAAAGGGAGCATTGTAAAAGAGAGAAGTAAATCTTTGGGGCTTCTTAATGTAAAAGGCTTCTCAGAAGCCGTCGGGCAGAACATCAATACCGTATTTCTCCAGGCTCCGGCCATAAGAAGATGGGTTGCCGGCTTCCCTTTCGAAACAGGCGAAGATGAACGGCAAACACCCTGCATACATTTTGAGCGCCTGCGATCTGTGGGTGAAGACCCGGTGATAATTGAAAATAACTGGTTCCCGGGCAGAGCCCTTCCCGGGTTCATTGATAACGGCTTCGCAGAGGGGTCATTTTTCAAAACGCTCAGCATGAAATATGGCACGGAGATAACAGGGTCGGAACAGGAAATAAGGGCATTGCCGGCAGATAAAAGGAGCTCGCAGCTCCTCAGGATCAATCCGGGGCAACCTGTGCTCCAGATATCAATCCGCTTTACTACCAGCAACCCCTTACTGAACATTTACAGCGAGCTTATATGCAACACCATGAAATACCCGATCGGGAACAGCTATTTCCTTTAAAACGAAACCAGGAAACAGCCATGATAAACGCTTACAAAAATGGCATAATCACGAACATAGGCGTTCCATCTGACTTTAACAGTCTTAACATAAACAGGATATTAACCACCTAAACAAAACAAAATGATCAGAGAACTTGCAAAGATGATCGACCATTCGATCCTTCATCCCACGATGACAGACGATGACCTTTTAAGGGAATGCCAGGTAGCGGCAAAATATGATGTCGCTTCGGTATGTGTCAAACCCTACATGGTGAAAAAAGCAGCCGGACTGCTTGAAGGCACCGACGTGCTGGTTGGTTGTGTGATAGGCTTCCCGGCAGGAAATTCAACAATTGAAGTCAAGGTTTTCGAAACCGAGACCGCCTGCAAAGACGGCGCTGTTGAGATCGACATGGTGATAAATATCGGGAAGGCCCTTTCGGGGGAATGGGACTATATTGAAAAGGAGATAGATGCAGTTACCAGGGCCAGTCATAAAAACGGTGCAATTGTAAAAGTTATCTTTGAAACCGACTATATAACAAGAGACGAAGACAAGATCAGGCTGTGCGAAATATGCACCCGCACCGGGGCCGATTACGTGAAAACATCGTCGGGGTTCGGGTTTGTGAAGGGCGACGACGGTAAATTCTCCTACACCGGGGCAACACTCCACGACCTGCGCCTGATGCGCAAACACAGCGGCCCCCGTGTCAGGGTAAAGGCTGCCGGCGGTGTACGCACCCTCGATCAGCTCCTGGAGGTGAGGGAAGCAGGATGCTCAAGAAGTGGTGCAACAGCCACAATAACCATGCTTGAAGAGGCAAAAAAGAGATTCAAAGAATAACAGGCAATTACAAAACCAAAACTTCAGAGCCATGCAAAAATCAAGAAGAGAATTTGTCAAAAAGGCAGCACTCGGGGCTGCCGGGATCACCGTGGGAGGCCTCGGCTTCAGCGCACGATCCTACGGGAACATTATCGGATCAAATGACCGTGTCAATGTCGGCATTGTAGGGTTCTCAGACCGCACCAGGGCTTCGCTAATTGATGCCCTGCTAAGCCAGTCGGCCGACCTGAATTTTTCCATCACATCTGTTTCTGATATCTGGAACCGGAGGAGGGATGAAGCAAAAGCTTTCATGGCAGAGCGGAATGTTGATGTAAAACTGTACCGGAACAATGAAGAGCTTTACGAAAAGGGCAACGTCGATGCCGTGATCATTGGCACAGCTGATTTCCAGCATGCCCTGCACACCGTTGAAGCCGTTGAGGCAGGCAAGGATGTTTACGTGGAAAAACCTTTTGCCGAAACGATGGAGGACAACCGGAAGGCAAGGGCCGCTGTTGAACGCACCGGCAAGATCGTTACCATCGGTTCGCAAAGAAGAAGCGCCGCCAATTACCATGCGGCCAACGATTTCATCAGGTCAGGACAGTTCGGCGACATCGTGATGGTTGAGATGACCTGGAACGTAAACCAGCCCGGCAGGTGGAGAAGGCCCTCACTGGTGTCGCAGATAAGGGAAGGGGACACGGACTGGAAACGGTACCTGATGAACAGGCCATGGGAGCCCTGGGACCCAAGGAAATATCTTGAATACCGGCTTTTCTGGCCCTATTCGTCGGGCATTCCCGGACAATGGATGGCGCACCAGATAGATACGGTTCACTGGTTCAGCGGTTATGACCATCCCAGGAGCGTGGCAGCCAATGGCGGCATCTACCTGTGGAAGGACGGGCGCGAGAACTACGACACCATGACCGCCGTGTTCGATTACGGTCCCCCGAACGACCCCTCGTCAGGGTTCCAGGTGGTCTATTCGTCACGGTTCACCAATTCGGCGGGGGGAGTTAAGGAACTCTACTACTCAAACGGGGGCACCCTGAACCTTGACACCAACAAGATAACCCCGCATGGCGGACTCTCTGAATATCATTCAAGGGCAATGAACATGGAACCCAACCTGCTTCCGGAGATGGACCTGCCCACTGCTTCGGCCGTCACCTCGGCAGATACAGGCGTTGATAACATGACCCTCAGCCACATGAGAAACTGGATGGAGTGCGTGAGGAGCCGCAAAGAGCCCAATGCGCCGGTCAAATCAGGCTACGACCACTCGGTTGCCAATATCATGGTGACTGCAGCATTGCGCACCGGCCAGTTCGTAACTTTTGACGAAGCGAACCAGGAGGTGCTGGCAGGAGGAAAAGTCTTCACCTACTAGAAGAGTTAATCATATATTGTTTACTTTTATGCCTTCATGGCCGGAGAATATTATCAATATTCTCCGGCTCTTCCCGTCATTTTGAAATGCAGAAATCCTGATTGCGGAAAAACATCAATTACAAATGAAAATAGAAAGCCTGTTTACCGGAACCACAAATGCGGCACTAACGCTCCTGGCAGGGATTGCTCTTCTTTTCGCATGTACGGAACAACCACCTGCCCCCCAACCTGATATCTCAATCGGCAAGGTCGCCGATGAGAACAGGATCGAGATAATGGCCGGGCAGGAGTTGTTTACCGCCTACATCTACCCTGATGATCTGGCAAAACCGGTGCTGTTTCCGGTAAATGCACCCGGGGAAGTCCCTTTGACCAGGGGTTTCCCGGTCCATCCGCGTACAGGTGAACGGACTGACCACCCTCACCAGGTGGGGTTCTGGCTCAGCTATGGCAATGTCAACGGACTCGATTTCTGGAACAACCCGGGCAACCTCCCTGAAGAGAACCGGGCTGGTTACGGGTACATTGAGCATGGAGAGGTCCTCAGGATGGAAGGGGGTAGAAACAAGGGCGAGCTGGTTATTTCAGCCTACTGGAAGAATTACAGTGATGAAATAATTCTTACCGAGGTAACGACATTCGTATTTTCCATTGAGGATGACACAAGAATAATTGACCGGGTAACAACCCTGACTGCGGGCAGCGAAGAAGTGAATTTTGCCGACGACAAGGAAGGGATGGCAGCGGTAAGGGTTGCAAGGGAGATGGAGCTACCGGGTAGCGATCTTCCGGTGATCGTAGGTCCCGACGGCAGTGAGGGCCAAGCCGGCAGCAATTATCATGAGGGCAGCACCGGCAATTACCTGAGCAGTGAGGGGCTTGAGGGAGATGATGTATGGGGAACCCGTGCCAGGTGGATGATACTTAACGGGAAGATGCACGGCAAAGAGGTAAGCATTGCACTGATCGACCACCCCGAAAACCCCGGCTATCCTACATACTGGCATGCCAGGGGGTACGGGCTCTTTTCGGCAAACCCGCTCGGTCAGGCAGAATTCTCAGAAGGCAGCGAAGTGATGAACATGGTCCTGCCTGCCGGCGAATCGGTCACTTTCAGGTACCGTCTTGCCATCCGGGCTGACGGCATCATCACCCCCGGCGAAATGGACAATCTCGCCTCGAACTTCACAAAACATATTCTTTAGAAAAAACCGGGAACTGCGGTCTTTTCCCGTTAATATTATTCAGTCCCTGTCTCTCATGCAGCGCACCGAGTAGCTGTTCATCTTGTTGCCTATACTCGAAATCACATTGCCATTACGGCTGCCGATGGTTATATCCGCGGCGCCGAAAATATTTATTTCCGTTGCACTCCACCAGTATCCATGATATCCTGCAAGTCCGAAGTTCCCCTCGCTGGTACGGCTACCGCCCGGCAGTGCGGTAAATCCTGATTCGTTGGTAGCGTCGTTATTGGGTTTGTCCCATCGCGGATGAGATGCAGGGTCCGTTGCAGCGCTTTTAAGTTTTCCTCCTGCTGTTTCGGGTCCGCCCAGATAATCAAC is from Marinilabiliales bacterium and encodes:
- a CDS encoding RraA family protein, with the protein product MRNFSFIVAVLALFVSSPLLSAQEAPDVSDEVLLELYRGARVADVVDAMATVGYTGIGVMDPKIAPLWKDVKDMSHRFSGIAVTVRYGPTNRPMYPGADLTKPENYEVYREWRGYWYWRISNEPFQEFIKPGTVIVMDNRDDNDTGSTGSKNIMEWKEKGAVGLVTAGGVRDIDEIILQRNPVYTNYYERGRGERIGRNEVIDVQRPVVVGGALVHPGDMVVADSDGVVVVPRRVAVRVGQIAYQELVDDIEGRRALYERLGFEFDETVEIREEPEVFFRRLGLPADPNKP
- a CDS encoding GntR family transcriptional regulator codes for the protein MKTPRYRQVQNMLKTRIQKGLLREGDLLPSENQLCITFSITRTTARKALEELHKEGYIDRLHGKGSIVKERSKSLGLLNVKGFSEAVGQNINTVFLQAPAIRRWVAGFPFETGEDERQTPCIHFERLRSVGEDPVIIENNWFPGRALPGFIDNGFAEGSFFKTLSMKYGTEITGSEQEIRALPADKRSSQLLRINPGQPVLQISIRFTTSNPLLNIYSELICNTMKYPIGNSYFL
- the deoC gene encoding deoxyribose-phosphate aldolase, producing MIRELAKMIDHSILHPTMTDDDLLRECQVAAKYDVASVCVKPYMVKKAAGLLEGTDVLVGCVIGFPAGNSTIEVKVFETETACKDGAVEIDMVINIGKALSGEWDYIEKEIDAVTRASHKNGAIVKVIFETDYITRDEDKIRLCEICTRTGADYVKTSSGFGFVKGDDGKFSYTGATLHDLRLMRKHSGPRVRVKAAGGVRTLDQLLEVREAGCSRSGATATITMLEEAKKRFKE
- a CDS encoding gfo/Idh/MocA family oxidoreductase; translation: MQKSRREFVKKAALGAAGITVGGLGFSARSYGNIIGSNDRVNVGIVGFSDRTRASLIDALLSQSADLNFSITSVSDIWNRRRDEAKAFMAERNVDVKLYRNNEELYEKGNVDAVIIGTADFQHALHTVEAVEAGKDVYVEKPFAETMEDNRKARAAVERTGKIVTIGSQRRSAANYHAANDFIRSGQFGDIVMVEMTWNVNQPGRWRRPSLVSQIREGDTDWKRYLMNRPWEPWDPRKYLEYRLFWPYSSGIPGQWMAHQIDTVHWFSGYDHPRSVAANGGIYLWKDGRENYDTMTAVFDYGPPNDPSSGFQVVYSSRFTNSAGGVKELYYSNGGTLNLDTNKITPHGGLSEYHSRAMNMEPNLLPEMDLPTASAVTSADTGVDNMTLSHMRNWMECVRSRKEPNAPVKSGYDHSVANIMVTAALRTGQFVTFDEANQEVLAGGKVFTY